Within the Streptomyces sp. NBC_00353 genome, the region CGCACCTGGTGCGCGCCATCACCGGGCCCGACATGCGGTGGATCCTGCCGTACGCTGCCGTGCTCTCCCCGGTGCTGCTGCTCGGCGCGGACGTGGTGGGACGGGTGATCGCCCGGCCGTCCGAGCTGCAGGTCGGCATCGTGACCGCACTGCTCGGCGGACCCGTCTTCATCCATCTCGTACGTCGCAAGAGGATGGCCCAGCTGTGAAGGCTATGAAGACCCGTACGAAGGACGGAACCGGCACGGTCCGGTCGGTGCGGGCCGTGCGGACCGGCGGGGGGCTCTCCTTCCGGGTGGACGTCCGGGCGCTCGTGGTGATCGTGGTGCTTGCCGCGGTGGCTGCAGGAGCCGCGATCGTGCTCATCGGCAGTGGCGACTACGCCATGACGCCCGGCGAGGTCGTGAGCACGCTGTTCGGGCACGGCACCTTCCAGCAGGAGTTCATCGTCACCGACCTGCGGCTGCCGCGGGTCCTTGTCGGGCTGTTGGTCGGCGCGGCGCTCGGGGTCGGCGGCGCCGTGTTCCAGACCGTCTCCCGCAATCCGCTCGGCAGCCCCGATGTGCTCGGCTTCGGCCAGGGCGCCACGGTCGGGGCGCTGATGGTGATCGTCCTCTCCCAGGGCGGTGCGGCCGCGGTCGCGGGCGGTGCGGTGGTCGGTGGGCTGGTCACCGGGGTCGTCGTCTACCTGCTCGCCTGGAAGCGCGGGATGCACGGCTACCGGCTGGTGCTCGTCGGTATCGGCTCGGCCGCGATGCTCACCGCCGCCGCCCAGTACCTGATCACCAAGGCCAACCTGGTCGACGCGACACGCGCCGTCGTCTGGATGACCGGCTCGCTCGACGGGCGCGACTGGGCGCAGGTCTGGCCGCTGCTGGTGGTGTGCGGCCTGCTCATTCCGCTGGTGCTCGGGCACGGGCGGGCGCTGCGCATGATGGAGATGGGCGACGACGCCGCGTACGCCCTGGGTGTACGGGTGGAACGCACCCGGCTCGTCCTGATGGGCTGCGCCGTACTGCTCGTCGCCGTCGCCACCGCCGCGGCCGGCCCCATCACCTTCGTTTCGCTGAGCGCCCCGCAGCTGGCCCGTCGGCTCACTCGCTCGCCCGGGCCCAATCTGGCGCCCGCCGCCTTCATGGGCGCCGCACTGCTGCTTGTCGCCGACTGGATCGCGATGGACGCCTTCGGCGACCGGCAGCTGCCGGTCGGCGTCGTCACCGGGGTGCTCGGAGGCTGCTACCTGCTGTGGCTGCTCGTCTCCGAGCGCAGGGCGGGGCGGATATGAGAGCCCGCCGGACGGTGAATCCGCCGCGTGGCGCCAGTACATCGACGACCCTTCCCATCGACTCCGGGAGTACGACCATGCAGCGCCTCACCGCGGACTCGGTGACCCTCGGCTACGACCAGCGGGTCATCGCGGAGAACCTCTCGGTCGAGATCCCCGACAACTCGTTCACCGTGATCGTGGGCCCCAACGCCTGCGGGAAGTCCACGCTGTTGCGAGCGCTGTCCCGGATGCTCAAGCCGAGCCGGGGACAGGTGCTGCTGGACGGCAGGACGATCCATGGGATGCCGGCGAAGAAGGTCGCGAAGACCTTGGGGCTGCTGCCGCAGTCCTCGATCGCGCCGGACGGCATCACCGTCGCCGACCTGGTTGCGCGCGGCCGGTATCCGCATCAGGGGCTGCTGCGGCAGTGGTCACCGGAGGACGAACGCATTGTCGAGGAATCGATGGCATCCACCGGTGTCGCCGAGCTTGCGGATCGCTATGTCGACGAATTGTCCGGCGGGCAGCGACAGCGGGTCTGGATCGCGATGGCGCTCGCTCAGGAGACACCGCTGCTGCTGCTCGACGAGCCGACGACGTACCTCGACATCCAGCACCAGATAGATGTCCTCGACCTGTGCGCGGAGCTGCACGAGACGCGGGGGCGCACGCTGGTCGCCGTGCTGCACGACCTGAACCATGCCGCGCGCTATGCCACGCATCTGATCGCCATGCGCCAGGGCGAGATCATTGCCGAGGGTGCGCCGGGGGATGTGGTCACGGCGGAGCTCGTGGAGCGGGTGTTCGGGCTGCGGTGCCAGGTGATCGATGATCCGGAGACGGGGACGCCGTTGGTGGTGCCGGCCGCGCGCAGCGCGCGGGGCGCGCGGGTGGTGGATTCGGTGGGCGCCTGAACGGCGGCGGGTGTGGTGCTTCGCGCCTGCGGGCGCGCTTCGTCCTCGAGCGCCGGACGGGCTTGAGTCCGCCCGGCGTGCGCCGTTGGGAGGGGCTGTGGGCGGGTGCGTTCTGCCCTCGACCGCCGGCGTCGGGGTTACAGCAGCGTTCTGAGGCGCAGAAGGTCTCGGAAGCCTGCTTCCAGGCGGACTCTTCCGGAGCCCCAGGCCCTTGCGAAGTTCAGTTCGCCGTTCACCATGGCCACCAGGTCGTCGCCGGTCATCGTGAGACGGATCTCGGCCTTCTCCACCGGTGGGCCCTCGATCGTGTCGAGTACCTCGATCCGGCCACCCTTGAGACGGCCGGTGAAGGTGATTGCGAGGTCCTTGATGTGACAGCTCAGCGAGCGGTCCAGGGCGGCCGCGCTGCGCACGTCGCCCTCGGCCGTCGTGAGGTTGTCGGAAAGTCTGTCGAGTGCGCTGCGGCACTCCGCCATGGTCGCCATCGTGATCGACGGTACCTCAGCCCTTCGCGGTAGCGTTTCCGCATGAGCGACTTGATGCCGGAGCCCGCAGCGGTGCCCGGGGAGCAGGAGGGGACGGCCGGGCCCGCCCCCGACCCCGCCGCCCCCGCGCCCCTCGGCGTCGTGCGCACCCCCACCGGAAACGCCGAGGTGGACGCGCGGCTGGAGCGGCTGGCAGATGCGGACCACCTCCCGGCGGACGGACACATCGAGGTGTACGAGGATGTACACCGTGGGCTGCGCGATGCGCTGACCGCGCTGGACGCCCGGCCCGCACCCGCACCGGTACCCGCACCGATGCCCTCGTACAACAACAGGAGCTGAACCGAACGTGGCAGGAGTGGCACGTCGCCGCCTCGACGCCGAGCTGGTACGCCGTAATCTCGCCCGCTCTCGTGAGCACGCGAGCCAGCTGATCGCCGCAGGGCGGGTGACCGTCGGCGGCAACACCGCGACCAAACCCGCCACCCAGGTCGAGACCAGCGCCGCGGTCGTCGTCATCAAGGACGACAGCGACCCCGAGTACGTCTCGCGCGGCGGGCACAAGCTCGCAGGCGCCCTCGCCGCCTTCGTACCCCTCGGGCTGAAGACCGAGGGGCGGCGGGCGCTGGACGCCGGGGCGTCGACCGGCGGCTTCACCGATGTACTGCTGCGGGCCGGGGTCGACCATGTCGTGGCCGTCGACGTCGGCTACGGGCAGCTCGCCTGGTCGCTGCAGTCAGATGAACGCGTCACCGTCAAGGACCGTACCAACGTGCGGGAATTGACGCTGGAGGCGATCGACGGGAAGGCGGTGGACCTGGTGGTCGGCGATCTGTCGTTCATCCCGCTGGGGCTCGTACTGCCTGCTCTGGCGCGCTGCGCCGCCCCCGACGCCGACCTGGTCCTGATGGTCAAGCCGCAGTTCGAGGTGGGCAAGGAGCGGCTCGGCAGCGGTGGTGTGGTGCGCAGCCCGGAGCTGCGGGCCGAAGCGGTACGGGAGGTGGCGCGCCGGGCCTGGGCGCTGGGGCTCGGAGTGCGCGGGGTGACCGCGAGCCCGCTGCCCGGGCCGTCCGGCAATGTCGAGTACTTTCTGTGGCTGCGGGCCGGAGCACCGGAACTGGATCCCGCGGATGTCGACCGTGCAGTGGCGGAGGGGCCTCGTTGACGACGAATGCGGCACGAACTGTCTTTCTTTTGGCACATACCGGCAGGCCGGCCGCGATCCGCAGCGCCGAGCTCGTCGTACAAGGGCTGCTGCGCAGTGGACTCGGTGTACGGGTCCTTGCCGCGGAGGCCGCCGATCTGCCGCTCCCACCGTCCGTGGAGACGGTCGAGGACGCCACGCCCGGGGCCGTGGACGGCTGTGAGCTGCTGATCGTGCTCGGCGGGGACGGGACGCTCCTGCGCGGCGCGGAGATCTCCCGGGCCTCCGGGGTGCCGATGCTCGGCGTCAACCTCGGCCGGGTCGGCTTCCTCGCCGAGGCCGAGCGCGACGACCTGGACAAGGTGGTCGACCGGGTCGTCACCCGTGCGTACGCGGTCGAGGAGCGCATGACGATCGATGTCCTGGTGCACAGCAACGGTGACATCGTCCACACCGACTGGGCGCTCAACGAAGCGGCCGTGCAGAAGGTGTCGCCCGAGCGGATGCTCGAAGTCGTCCTGGAGATCGACGGCCGGCCGGTCACCGGATTCGGCTGTGACGGGATCGTCTGTGCGACGCCGACCGGCTCGACGGCGTACGCGTTCTCGGCCGGCGGACCGGTGGTGTGGCCAGAGGTCGAGGCGCTGCTGATGGTACCGATCAGCGCCCATGCCCTGTTCGCGAAACCGCTGGTGACGTCGCCGACCTCGGTGCTCGCCGTCGAGGTCCAGCCGCACACGCCGCACGGGGTGCTGTGGTGCGACGGGCGCAGGACCGTGGAACTGCCGGCCGGGGCGCGCGTCGAGGTGCGGCGCGGGACGGTGCCCGTACGGCTGGCGCGGCTGCACCATGCCTCGTTCACGGACCGGCTGGTGGCGAAGTTCGCGCTGCCGGTCTCGGGGTGGCGGGGCGCCCCCCACTGATCGCTCGTGGTGCGCCGGATGTCTGCTCCGGAACCGCAGGTCGTGGCCGCGCGGCGCACGCGAGAGTGAATCCGCGGCCGGGGCCCGTCGCACAGCGGGGCCCGGACCTCGTAAGGTCGTGTCCGTGTTGGAGGAGATGCGGATACGGTCGCTCGGGGTCATCGACGACGCGGTGGTGGAGCTGTCACCCGGTTTCACCGCGGTGACGGGTGAGACCGGCGCGGGCAAGACCATGGTCGTCACCAGCCTGGGGCTGCTGCTCGGCGGGCGCGCCGACCCGGCCCTGGTGCGGGTCGGCGCCAAAGCTGCTGTCGTCGAGGGACGGATCACGGTGTCCGCCGGTGACACGGCCGCCGTGCGGGCCGAGGAGGCGGGGGCCGAACTCGACGACGGTGCGCTGCTGATCAGCCGTACCGTTTCCGCGGAGGGGCGCTCGCGCGCCCACCTCGGCGGCAGGTCGGTGCCGGTGGGCGTGCTCGCCGAACTCGCGGACGAACTCGTGGCCGTGCACGGCCAGACCGACCAGCAGGGGCTGCTCAAGCCCGCCCGGCAGCGGCAGGCCCTGGACCGGTACGCGGGCGACGGAGTCGCCGTGCCGCACGCCAAGTACGCGGCGGCGTACCGGCGGCTGCGGGCCGTGGTCACGGAGCTCGACGAGCTGACCACGCGCGCCCGCGAACGCGCCCAGGAAGCGGATCTGCTGCGCTTCGGGCTCGGTGAGATCGCCGGGGTCGAACCGCTCCCCGGAGAGGACACCGACCTGGCCGCCGAAGCCGAGCGGCTCGGCCACGCCGAAGCGCTCGCCTCCGCCGCGGACCTCGCGCACACCGCGCTCGCGGGCAACCCGGAGGACCAGGAGGCCGTCGACGCGACGACCGTCGTCGCGGCCGCAGGACGGTCGCTGGACGCCGTCCGCGCCCACGACCCGGTGCTGGCCGCGCTCGCCGACCGGATCGGTGAGATCTCCATCCTGCTCGCCGATGTGGCGGGCGAACTGGCCGGATACGCGGATCAGCTGGACGCCGACCCGCTGCGGCTCGCCGCGGTGGAGGAGCGGCGCGCCGCGCTCACCGGGCTCACCCGCAAGTACGGCGAGGACATCGCCGCGGTCCTCGCCTGGGCCGAGGACGGGGCCGCCCGGCTCACCGAGCTGGAGGGCGACGACGACCGGATCGGCGAGCTGACCGCGGAGCGGGACGCACTGCGGGCCGAACTCTCGGACCTCGGGCAGGCGTTGACCGATGCGCGGACGGCGGCGGCGGCACTCTTCGCCGAAGCGGTGACCGCGGAACTGGCCTCGCTCGCCATGCCACACGCCCGGGTCTCCTTCGACATCCGGCAGACCGACGCGGTGGACGAGGCGTCCGGCATCGAGATCGGCGGGCGGAGCGTCGTCTACGGTCCGTCCGGCGCCGACGACGTCGAGCTGCTGCTGGCACCGCACCCCGGCGCCCAGCCCCGGCCGATCGCCAAGGGAGCCTCGGGCGGTGAGCTGTCCCGGGTGATGCTGGCCGTCGAGGTGGTCTTCGCGGGCTCCGACCCCGTACCCACGTATCTCTTCGACGAGGTCGACGCGGGTGTCGGCGGCAAGGCGGCCGTCGAGGTCGGTCGGCGGCTGGCGAAGCTCGCCAGGTCCGCACAGGTGGTCGTCGTCACGCACCTGCCGCAGGTGGCGGCTTTCGCCGACCGCCAGCTGCTGGTCGAGAAGACGGTCGACGGGTCGGTGACCAGCAGCGGTGTCAAGGTCCTGGAGGGCGAGGAGCGGGTACGGGAACTGTCCCGGATGCTTGCGGGGCAGGAGGACTCGGAGACGGCCCGGGCGCATGCCGAGGAGCTGCTGGCCGCGGCGCGGGCGGACGGCTAGGGGCGGCGCGACGCCCTGCATCGCTGGGTCGTTGTGCCCCGGTGCTTCGGTCCGGGACCGGGGTGCTCGCCGCCCATGCGGCGGGTGTTGTGGCAGCGGCTGTGTACGGGGGCCGGATCAGCGGGCTCACCGACGCGCTGTCGGGCCGCTGACGCGGCAATATCGCACCGCTGTACTCACCCGTCCGGGTGGTAACGCATGCCCGGTTGTCGCCGCGCACGCCGGAACGACGGCCCGACGGTCCCGGAACGTGCGTACGGACTGGCATCCTTGGCGGTGCACATACCGCCGACTCGGGAGCTCCGGGAGCCATTCAACGTGTCACAGCTGCGTACGGTCCAAGTCCTGGGCGGCGGCAGTGCCGGCAGCAGCGCTCACGTCGGCTCGCTGGCCGCAGGGCTGGTGGCGAGAGGCGTGCAGGTCACCGTCTGCGCCCCGGCCGAACTGGACCGCGCCTACGACTTCTCCGGTACCGGGGCCCGCTTCGTCCCCGTACCGCGACGCAGTGACCCGGCCGCCGTCGCCGCGCTGCGGGCGG harbors:
- a CDS encoding FecCD family ABC transporter permease; translated protein: MKTRTKDGTGTVRSVRAVRTGGGLSFRVDVRALVVIVVLAAVAAGAAIVLIGSGDYAMTPGEVVSTLFGHGTFQQEFIVTDLRLPRVLVGLLVGAALGVGGAVFQTVSRNPLGSPDVLGFGQGATVGALMVIVLSQGGAAAVAGGAVVGGLVTGVVVYLLAWKRGMHGYRLVLVGIGSAAMLTAAAQYLITKANLVDATRAVVWMTGSLDGRDWAQVWPLLVVCGLLIPLVLGHGRALRMMEMGDDAAYALGVRVERTRLVLMGCAVLLVAVATAAAGPITFVSLSAPQLARRLTRSPGPNLAPAAFMGAALLLVADWIAMDAFGDRQLPVGVVTGVLGGCYLLWLLVSERRAGRI
- a CDS encoding ABC transporter ATP-binding protein, which codes for MQRLTADSVTLGYDQRVIAENLSVEIPDNSFTVIVGPNACGKSTLLRALSRMLKPSRGQVLLDGRTIHGMPAKKVAKTLGLLPQSSIAPDGITVADLVARGRYPHQGLLRQWSPEDERIVEESMASTGVAELADRYVDELSGGQRQRVWIAMALAQETPLLLLDEPTTYLDIQHQIDVLDLCAELHETRGRTLVAVLHDLNHAARYATHLIAMRQGEIIAEGAPGDVVTAELVERVFGLRCQVIDDPETGTPLVVPAARSARGARVVDSVGA
- a CDS encoding SCP2 sterol-binding domain-containing protein gives rise to the protein MATMAECRSALDRLSDNLTTAEGDVRSAAALDRSLSCHIKDLAITFTGRLKGGRIEVLDTIEGPPVEKAEIRLTMTGDDLVAMVNGELNFARAWGSGRVRLEAGFRDLLRLRTLL
- a CDS encoding TlyA family RNA methyltransferase; protein product: MAGVARRRLDAELVRRNLARSREHASQLIAAGRVTVGGNTATKPATQVETSAAVVVIKDDSDPEYVSRGGHKLAGALAAFVPLGLKTEGRRALDAGASTGGFTDVLLRAGVDHVVAVDVGYGQLAWSLQSDERVTVKDRTNVRELTLEAIDGKAVDLVVGDLSFIPLGLVLPALARCAAPDADLVLMVKPQFEVGKERLGSGGVVRSPELRAEAVREVARRAWALGLGVRGVTASPLPGPSGNVEYFLWLRAGAPELDPADVDRAVAEGPR
- a CDS encoding NAD kinase, which produces MTTNAARTVFLLAHTGRPAAIRSAELVVQGLLRSGLGVRVLAAEAADLPLPPSVETVEDATPGAVDGCELLIVLGGDGTLLRGAEISRASGVPMLGVNLGRVGFLAEAERDDLDKVVDRVVTRAYAVEERMTIDVLVHSNGDIVHTDWALNEAAVQKVSPERMLEVVLEIDGRPVTGFGCDGIVCATPTGSTAYAFSAGGPVVWPEVEALLMVPISAHALFAKPLVTSPTSVLAVEVQPHTPHGVLWCDGRRTVELPAGARVEVRRGTVPVRLARLHHASFTDRLVAKFALPVSGWRGAPH
- the recN gene encoding DNA repair protein RecN, which codes for MSVLEEMRIRSLGVIDDAVVELSPGFTAVTGETGAGKTMVVTSLGLLLGGRADPALVRVGAKAAVVEGRITVSAGDTAAVRAEEAGAELDDGALLISRTVSAEGRSRAHLGGRSVPVGVLAELADELVAVHGQTDQQGLLKPARQRQALDRYAGDGVAVPHAKYAAAYRRLRAVVTELDELTTRARERAQEADLLRFGLGEIAGVEPLPGEDTDLAAEAERLGHAEALASAADLAHTALAGNPEDQEAVDATTVVAAAGRSLDAVRAHDPVLAALADRIGEISILLADVAGELAGYADQLDADPLRLAAVEERRAALTGLTRKYGEDIAAVLAWAEDGAARLTELEGDDDRIGELTAERDALRAELSDLGQALTDARTAAAALFAEAVTAELASLAMPHARVSFDIRQTDAVDEASGIEIGGRSVVYGPSGADDVELLLAPHPGAQPRPIAKGASGGELSRVMLAVEVVFAGSDPVPTYLFDEVDAGVGGKAAVEVGRRLAKLARSAQVVVVTHLPQVAAFADRQLLVEKTVDGSVTSSGVKVLEGEERVRELSRMLAGQEDSETARAHAEELLAAARADG